A segment of the Terriglobales bacterium genome:
CTGATAAGAACGGCTGCCCAGACGGCGCGGTTGACGACGGTGCGTGCTGCTATTGGCAGGGTAGCCCAATAATCATCGATACTGACGGCAGCGGGTTCTGCCTCGGTGATGTAGCACATGGCGTCAGCTTTGATTTCTTTGCAACCGGTACGCCTGTCCGCGTTTCGTGGACCGATCTCGGCTGCAGTAATGCATGGTTGGTACTTGACCGGAACGGGAATGGCGAGATTGACAGCGCTAAAGAGATGTTTGGCGATACTACTGATCAACCGCCATCGTCGAATCCGAACGGGTTTCTTGCACTCGCAGAATTCGACAAAACCGAAAACGGCGGCAACGACGATGGAGTGATTGACGCGCGCGATGTTGTATACACGAGACTGCGCCTATGGATCGATCGTAATCACAACGGCATTTCCGAGTCCGATGAACTCTCCACACTTCCGCAGCTTAACGTATCTTCAATTGACTTAAAGTATCAAGAGCACAAGTGGAAGGATGGATACGGTAACATGTTTCGATTCAGATCTAAGGTGGATGACGCTGCGCATAGCTCTACCAGCCGCTGGGCATATGACGTTTTCCTGCATTTCGCCAACGGAAGCAAATCGCGTTGAGGAAGCTACGGACAAATCGCCGGAACCGGGGGGAGAAATCGGGGACATCCTAAGAGCCTGTCGGAGATAGATTTTCTGGAACGAAGAATCAACAACTTACACGAAAGCCGCTGTCTGTAGGTTGTTGATTCCTGGTTCGGGAATCATTTACCGCGACAGGCTTTCAGGCTGTCGCACTTTGTTGAGGTTGTCCCGCTTTGTTGTTTCCTGGCTATTGAGGGCGAGTTGTAGGTTTTGAATCAGAATCGAGAATCTGAACTTCCGGCGCAGAGTATGCGGCGACGTCAATCAGATGATTCAGACAGATCAGCTTGTGGTGCTGAATCTCGCCTAGATGCCCGCCAGTGTCCTTAGCGATGTGATCAAGGAAGTGCGATTTGCTGTAACGTCGGAGTATTGTGCCGGTGTACGATTCGTCGCTGTACCCATCTCTTGCGTTGGAACCCACCAGCTCTTCAGTAACCAAAAATGCGACGTAGTGCCTCCAATACAGCTCGAATTTGCGACAGCCCTCGATTGATTCGATTGGACGCGCATCAGCGATGATGTGCTGCAGCTCGGGAAGTTGCGCCTGTGGGACAGCGAACTCATTTGCGACGGCTTCCTCGACGACCAACCTCAGTGAATTGTCCTTCGGCTCGTAAAGCTCGCGAAGATAAATGTACTTCACCGAGTTGAGTCGCTCGATGGCTTGGCGGTCTGACACTCAAACAGTTTATAAAACGGAGAGCCCGTCACCCTCTTTCATTGCCGTCTTTTGGTTTCGCCCTTGGTTTCCTGGCAGATCAGGGTGTGCCGCTTAATAATTTTCGAGTCCGCTCCCCCTCACCTCACAATTAGGGCTCATTCATGCGCAACTCGATTCTTGCTGGTACTCTCACCTTCATTCTCATTCTTCAACCACTGGCGCTGGCTCAGGAAAAGCCGTCTTCGCGGCTCGTCACGAACCCTGAACAAGTCGCGAACCCTGAACAAAAAGGAGCGACGGACGTCAATCCGATCGCTCCTGGTTTTGGTTTTGAATTTTCCGGGTTTGCGTTTCGTCTAAGCGGCTTTCACTTCTACTCTGTTTGCTTTCGTTGTTGTGGCTTTGGGTAAGGTGATGTGGAGCACGCCGTCTTGCACGCTTGCTGTCACTCTATCGGGATTCACTTTCGTGGGAAGGTTCAACACTCGGAAGAGCTGGTTCTTCTGCGTTTCGCTGTAGATCGTTCTACCCGCCGATCTCTGCTTGCTCTTTTCTGCCTCTCCGCGGATCAAGAGTCGCGTTGGCTCGACTCTGACTTCCAGATCCTTTGGCGTAAAACCAGGCACTTCAGCCCGCACGGTCAGTGTTTCATCATTGTCGGCAATTTCGACCGGAACCGGCTGTAGTATCTCTGATTCGGCGCGCAGCCAATCGTCGAAGTGCTGTCCGTGGGTGTATCCGCGCTGCGCAAATAGTTCATAGGCGCGATTTGAGATCTCGCTATAAAGCTCTGTCAAAGTGTGATCGAAGGTGCTGGTCGGCTCTGGCATGGTGATGACGGTGGGACTCGCTGCGGGAGCGAATGCCGCTTGACCTTTCATTTTTGGCTTCTCCTTTTCTGGAACCCTGGGTTGGGTCGGTTAAATGTGACTTTCTGGAAATAGGCTTTCGACGAGGGTTTGTCCGGCTGCAACTCGAATTGGAGATCTGTTGCAGTAAGACAGGAAGAAATGGATGCCAACACTCTAGGACCAAAGCAGAGCTGGTTCAATGTCACGGGCTGTATGCATGCCAACGAGGACTGTTGAGCTGCGAGCAAGTCGGCTAGTGGCTTCCGGCTAAAGCAAAGGCAACACCGTTGAAGCTACTAGCTGCAAGCTTCCAGCCAAAAACAACGGCAAATGCAAAGGCAAAAGCGCCATCGGCATTCGGCTCTCGGCTAAAGCAAAAGCAACACACGACACGGGATCGCTCCGGCCTCCCCGGCAACTCGTTTTCGTTGCTGGGGTGGTCGCACGGATGCTCACGGATTACACGGGGAAAAGGGAGGAAGCGTCGACAAAACGTCTTCGCGGGGGCAAGTGTTTCGTGTGTGCAGAAATCCGTACAAAAATTAAAAAGGAAGCTGCTGAGCTCCTAAGCTGCCAGCTGCTGGCTAACCCGCAAGCCAACAGCAAAGGCAAAACAACCCACGAGTCGCGAAGCTACGGAGCTGAACGGCGACGGCAAAAATCATTGAAGTAGCAACTCCTTCAACGCTGCTGTGCTCAGAAGGGGCTGGCGAACTTCGGGTCACTCAGGAACGCGTTGTCCGTCAGAGTATTCAAGAAATTGATGAGGTCTTGTTTGTCCGTAGATGACAGGTTCAGCTTTCGAACGGTGCCATCTGAGTTTTTAAGAAGCGGGTCGAGGTCAGGATTGTTCTGTACGCCGTTGTCGTAAAAGTCGATCACCGAGCTCAATCCCTCGAAACGGCCGTCGTGCATGAACCATATTCTTGCGCCGACATTGCGCAGCGACGGCGCCTTGAACTTTCCCGAGCCGGCGCCGACATCTTGGGTCACCAGGTCCAGGCCAATGTTGTGGATTGTGTCACTCACGTGTCCGCCGGTGGTGTGGCACTGCGCGCAGCCCAGGCTGGTAAACAGCGCTTGACCGTGCTGCTCTGAGGCATTGAACACAGCAGCGAAGTTCG
Coding sequences within it:
- a CDS encoding Hsp20 family protein, which gives rise to MKGQAAFAPAASPTVITMPEPTSTFDHTLTELYSEISNRAYELFAQRGYTHGQHFDDWLRAESEILQPVPVEIADNDETLTVRAEVPGFTPKDLEVRVEPTRLLIRGEAEKSKQRSAGRTIYSETQKNQLFRVLNLPTKVNPDRVTASVQDGVLHITLPKATTTKANRVEVKAA